In Humulus lupulus chromosome 7, drHumLupu1.1, whole genome shotgun sequence, the following are encoded in one genomic region:
- the LOC133788507 gene encoding tRNA-splicing endonuclease subunit Sen2-1-like, translating to MGPRWKGKGSEAKALADPMSKIVLQLQSSLIKSEAQGLLCGCNVFLGAEAQEAGLLNRSCFGVPITTAEKEKQWFQLGMEEAFYLHYSLKCLMIVDENKRLMNDEELWLYMKSKKETFPDFYKAYSHLRMKNWVVMSGVRYGVDFVAYRHHPALIHSDFAVLVLSPEEEKGCGDGNSRLRTWSDIHCTTRLCSGVVKTLLVLNVSRNGADAISSSCVEKFTVYEYTITRWLPERCREVHMVVKNETSSCTVAEDETNIQVPSKVLETPHVEEAGS from the exons ATGGGTCCAAGATGGAAAGGAAAAGGGTCAGAAGCCAAAGCTCTTGCCGACCCCATGTCGAAAATAGTGTTACAACTTCAATCTTCTCTAATCAAATCAGAGGCTCAAGGATTACTTTGTGGCTGCAATGTTTTTCTTGGTGCAGAAGCACAAGAAGCCGGTCTCCTTAATCGCTCTTGCTTTGGTGTACCCATTACTACAGCTGAAAAAGAAAAGCAATGGTTTCAGCTGGGCATGGAAGAGGCCTTTTACCTTCACTATTCTCTCAAGTGCCTCATGATAGTTGATGAAAACAAACGCTTGATGAATGATGAAGAGCTATGGCTTTACATGAAATCCAAGAAAGAGACTTTCCCTGATTTTTACAAAGCTTATTCTCATCTTCGAATGAAGAATTGGGTTGTGATGTCTGGGGTTAGGTACGGTGTGGACTTTGTCGCCTACCGTCACCATCCAGCTCTGATTCATTCTGACTTTGCTGTGCTTGTTTTATCGCCAGAAGAAGAAAAAGGTTGTGGGGATGGAAACTCAAGGTTGAGGACGTGGTCTGATATTCATTGCACCACTCGGCTTTGTAGTGGTGTTGTCAAGACATTGTTAGTCCTTAATGTCAGTAGAAATGGTGCTGATGCTATCTCTTCGTCATGCGTGGAAAAATTCACTGTTTATGAGTACACAATCACAAGATGGCTTCCAGAAAGATGCCGTGAAGTTCACATGGTAGTTAAAAATGAAACTAGCAGCTGTACAGTAGCTGAAGATGAAACCAA TATTCAGGTCCCTTCTAAAGTTTTAGAGACACCACATGTTGAGGAAGCAGGAAGTTAG
- the LOC133788506 gene encoding tetraspanin-3-like — protein MRASNHLIGLVNFLTFLLSIPILGGGIWLSSRANNTDCLKFLQWPIIVIGAAVMVVSLAGFAGACYRNTFLMWLYLFVMFFVVAALLCFIIFAYAVTDKGAGRPVMNRAYLDYYLQDYSGWLEERVADNSYWLKIASCVRDSKACGAKFGRFVNGVPETADMFYNRKLNPIESGCCKPPTECGYSYVNETIWTPGGGLAGTSADCTRWSNDQAQLCFGCDSCKAGVLGSIKKSWRKVSVINIVVLILLVIFYVIGCAAFRNNRRIDNEESTGETRMTKAQPSRIHF, from the exons atgagagCGAGCAACCACCTGATTGGGCTGGTCAACTTCTTGACCTTCCTGCTCTCGATCCCAATCTTGGGCGGGGGAATCTGGCTAAGCAGCCGAGCCAACAACACCGACTGCCTGAAGTTCCTACAGTGGCCGATCATAGTGATCGGCGCTGCCGTTATGGTGGTGTCACTCGCGGGATTCGCCGGCGCGTGTTACCGGAACACGTTCCTGATGTGGCTTTACCTATTCGTGATGTTCTTCGTGGTGGCAGCCTTGCTTTGCTTCATAATATTCGCCTACGCCGTGACTGACAAGGGAGCGGGTCGGCCGGTGATGAACCGAGCTTACTTGGATTATTACTTGCAGGACTACTCGGGCTGGCTGGAGGAGCGCGTAGCGGATAATAGTTACTGGCTTAAGATCGCTTCTTGTGTTAGAGACTCCAAGGCTTGTGGTGCTAAGTTTGGAAGGTTCGTCAATGGCGTCCCTGAGACTGCTGATATGTTTTACAATAGGAAGCTTAATCCCATCGAG TCCGGGTGCTGCAAGCCCCCTACAGAATGTGGCTACAGCTACGTAAATGAGACAATATGGACGCCAGGAGGAGGATTGGCGGGGACTAGTGCCGACTGCACCAGATGGAGCAATGATCAAGCTCAACTTTGCTTTGGTTGTGACTCTTGCAAAGCTGGTGTCCTCGGCAGCATCAAGAAGAGCTGGAGGAAAGTCTCTGTCATTAACATTGTGGTGCTTATTCTCCTAGTCATCTTTTATGTCATTGGCTGTGCAGCTTTCCGGAACAATCGCCGTATAGACAATGAAGAATCCACCGGCGAAACTCGTATGACAAAAGCACAACCTAGTAGGATTCATTTTTAA